The following proteins are encoded in a genomic region of Gemmatimonadales bacterium:
- the cysC gene encoding adenylyl-sulfate kinase, with amino-acid sequence MHDRSGGSRTDPAAPVLWFTGLSGSGKSTIASRVHRELERRGGEVEYIDGDALREVFPNTGFTRAEREEHLRRTGYMASRLAAHGTTVIASLVSPYRDSRAFVRRLCPNFVEIYVATPLEECERRDVKGLYARARRGEIRHFTGIDDPYEVPEHPELTLDTRSSTVDQCVAEVLARLGGQT; translated from the coding sequence ATGCATGACCGGTCCGGCGGATCGCGAACCGACCCGGCCGCGCCCGTGTTATGGTTTACCGGGCTGTCGGGATCGGGCAAGAGCACCATCGCCAGCCGGGTACACCGGGAGCTGGAGCGGCGGGGCGGGGAGGTGGAATACATCGACGGCGACGCGTTGCGGGAGGTCTTCCCCAATACCGGCTTCACCCGGGCCGAGCGGGAGGAGCACTTGCGGCGGACTGGGTACATGGCGAGCCGGCTGGCGGCGCACGGAACCACGGTCATCGCCTCGCTGGTCTCGCCCTACCGGGACTCCCGCGCCTTCGTCCGGAGGCTCTGTCCGAACTTCGTCGAGATCTACGTCGCGACGCCGCTGGAGGAATGCGAGCGGCGGGACGTGAAGGGGCTGTATGCCCGCGCTCGGCGGGGCGAGATCCGACACTTTACGGGCATCGACGATCCCTACGAGGTGCCCGAGCATCCGGAGCTGACGCTCGATACGCGCAGCTCGACCGTGGACCAATGCGTGGCCGAAGTGCTCGCGCGACTTGGAGGCCAAACCTGA
- the cysQ gene encoding 3'(2'),5'-bisphosphate nucleotidase CysQ, with translation MVTAELRSAIAGLAREAGRATMVYYDGTSDAGVREKADRSPVTLADEVAHGIILEGLGRLDPETPVVSEESAAASSEVRRGWRRFWLVDPLDGTKEFIKRRAEFTVNIALIENGEPVLGVVLAPALDLLYWAVKGGGAWRETGAAPAERIHSSAAAPGTPLTVVESLSHPSPELEEYLKTVPVARRVKAGSSLKFCWVAEGRADIYPRLGPTMEWDVAAGDCVYRQSAMQGERASPLTYNKPDLRNPSFVIGL, from the coding sequence ATGGTAACGGCCGAGCTGCGGTCCGCCATCGCCGGCCTCGCGCGCGAGGCCGGTCGCGCGACGATGGTCTACTACGACGGCACCAGTGACGCCGGGGTGCGGGAGAAGGCTGACCGGAGCCCGGTCACCCTCGCCGACGAGGTGGCGCACGGCATCATTCTCGAGGGGCTCGGCCGGCTCGATCCGGAGACGCCGGTGGTCTCCGAGGAGTCCGCGGCGGCCTCGTCCGAGGTGCGGCGCGGCTGGCGCCGGTTCTGGCTGGTCGATCCGCTCGACGGCACCAAGGAATTCATCAAGCGTCGCGCCGAGTTCACCGTCAACATCGCGCTGATCGAGAACGGCGAGCCGGTGCTGGGCGTGGTGCTCGCGCCGGCCCTCGACCTCCTGTACTGGGCGGTGAAGGGCGGGGGAGCCTGGCGGGAGACGGGGGCAGCCCCGGCGGAGCGCATCCACTCGAGCGCCGCCGCCCCCGGCACACCGCTCACGGTGGTGGAGAGCCTCTCCCACCCGTCGCCCGAGCTGGAGGAGTACCTCAAGACCGTTCCGGTGGCCCGCCGGGTGAAGGCCGGCAGCTCGCTCAAGTTCTGCTGGGTGGCCGAAGGACGGGCCGACATCTACCCCCGCCTGGGGCCGACCATGGAGTGGGATGTGGCGGCCGGCGACTGCGTCTACCGCCAGTCCGCCATGCAGGGGGAGCGGGCGTCGCCCCTCACCTACAACAAGCCCGACCTGCGAAACCCCAGCTTCGTGATCGGACTGTGA
- a CDS encoding GTP-binding protein, which produces MSSSIASLEPQVAAPPGTRRMNIVIVGHVDHGKSTVIGRLLADTHSLPEGKLEQIRAQCELNSKPFEYAFLLDALKDEQAQGITIDAARVFFKSRLRHYLILDAPGHIEFLKNMITGAARAEAALLVIDAAEGVQENSRRHGYMVSLLGVKQLSVVVNKMDLVGWDRGVYDRIVQEYGAFLDQVGIRPASFIPVAARGGDNIAERSPQLSWYDGPTVLDALDAFHSEPAPVELPFRMPVQDVYKFTKQGDDRRIVSGTIDSGTVRVGDAVVFYPSGKKSRVKSIEAFNRATPTRAEAGWAVGFTLQEQIYITRGEMATVETEPRPQVTTRLRVSLFWLGKEPMIKRKEYLLKLGTARVTARIEEVLRVMDASTLDSAEQRTMVQRHDVAECVLKLDRAIACDLAEDIPATSRFVIVDDFEIRGGGIVREALPDRQAAVRDRVMLRNYKWEPSIIQPERRAEKYNQKAALILVTGEHETDRKGVAKALEGKLFEDGKVVYFLGIGNVLYGVDADIERKQENRLEHMRRLAEVANLMLDAGIILVVAAAELTQDDLEVIKTAVDPDWIETIWTGDTVTTDLTCDLHLPGGAVPEAVDRLKAHLQDKGVIFRPW; this is translated from the coding sequence ATGTCGTCTTCCATCGCTTCGCTCGAGCCGCAGGTTGCCGCGCCGCCCGGAACCCGGCGGATGAACATCGTCATCGTCGGCCATGTGGACCATGGGAAGAGCACGGTCATCGGCCGCCTCCTGGCCGACACCCACTCGCTGCCCGAGGGGAAGCTCGAGCAGATCCGGGCCCAGTGCGAGCTCAACTCGAAGCCCTTCGAGTATGCCTTCCTGCTCGATGCGCTCAAGGACGAGCAGGCCCAGGGCATCACCATCGATGCGGCCCGGGTGTTCTTCAAGAGTCGCCTGCGGCACTACCTGATCCTCGACGCGCCCGGGCATATCGAGTTCCTGAAGAACATGATCACCGGGGCCGCCCGGGCCGAGGCGGCGCTGCTGGTGATCGACGCCGCGGAAGGCGTGCAGGAGAACTCCCGTCGGCACGGCTACATGGTCTCCCTGCTCGGGGTCAAGCAGCTGTCGGTGGTGGTGAACAAGATGGACCTGGTCGGGTGGGACCGCGGGGTCTATGACCGGATCGTTCAGGAGTATGGCGCCTTCCTGGATCAGGTCGGCATCCGGCCGGCCAGCTTCATCCCGGTGGCCGCCCGGGGCGGGGACAACATTGCCGAGCGCTCGCCCCAGCTGTCCTGGTACGACGGACCGACGGTGCTGGATGCGCTCGACGCATTCCACAGCGAGCCCGCGCCGGTGGAGCTTCCCTTCCGCATGCCGGTCCAGGACGTCTACAAGTTCACCAAGCAGGGCGACGACCGGCGCATCGTCTCGGGGACCATCGACTCCGGCACCGTACGGGTGGGTGACGCGGTGGTGTTCTATCCCTCGGGCAAAAAGAGCCGGGTCAAGAGCATCGAGGCCTTCAACCGCGCCACTCCCACCCGGGCCGAGGCGGGATGGGCCGTCGGCTTCACGCTCCAGGAGCAGATCTACATCACCCGGGGTGAGATGGCGACGGTGGAGACCGAGCCGCGCCCCCAGGTGACCACCCGTCTTCGGGTGAGTCTCTTCTGGCTCGGCAAGGAGCCGATGATCAAGCGGAAGGAGTACCTGCTCAAGCTGGGCACGGCGCGGGTGACCGCCCGGATCGAGGAGGTCCTCCGGGTCATGGACGCCTCGACGCTGGATTCGGCCGAGCAGCGCACCATGGTCCAGCGGCACGACGTGGCCGAGTGCGTGCTCAAGCTTGATCGCGCCATCGCGTGTGACCTGGCGGAGGACATTCCGGCCACCAGCCGGTTCGTGATCGTCGACGACTTCGAGATCCGGGGCGGGGGTATCGTCCGCGAGGCGCTGCCGGACCGCCAGGCCGCGGTGCGCGACCGGGTGATGCTCCGCAATTACAAGTGGGAGCCCAGCATCATCCAGCCCGAGCGGCGGGCCGAGAAATACAATCAGAAGGCCGCGCTCATCCTGGTCACCGGCGAGCACGAGACCGACCGGAAGGGCGTGGCCAAGGCGCTCGAGGGCAAGCTGTTCGAGGACGGGAAGGTGGTCTACTTCCTGGGGATCGGTAACGTGCTCTACGGCGTCGATGCCGACATCGAGCGGAAGCAGGAGAACCGGCTGGAGCACATGCGGCGGCTGGCGGAGGTGGCCAACCTCATGCTCGATGCCGGAATCATCCTGGTGGTCGCGGCCGCGGAGCTCACCCAGGACGACCTCGAGGTGATCAAGACCGCCGTCGATCCCGACTGGATCGAGACCATCTGGACCGGCGACACCGTCACCACCGACCTCACCTGCGACCTTCACCTTCCGGGCGGCGCCGTGCCCGAGGCGGTGGATCGCCTCAAGGCGCACCTCCAGGACAAGGGCGTCATCTTCCGGCCATGGTAA
- a CDS encoding Wzz/FepE/Etk N-terminal domain-containing protein: MSEFHPETRLLHGSVMAPEPPPGYAPRPAGEISFRQILGVVRRRYRVILLVAMLGAGAGAFLAYREPPAYQAKAVLRVADERRSLTGGVETPEPAVSRTTDPILSLVQLVRSRSVLGAVVDTLGLQLKSWTPEFAASQISQVKIDPRAPADSVFLEFAPDRVTARYGGRVANGAYGQVLALGPVRFAVNGRPAIPGAILGIASREATIDWLSATLVVNPRLETDLIDVSFVSTDPRLAQQIVNRTVQLFQSFNIQWATEKSRRRREFLEEQLAQTDSTLARAQAQLAAFRSRQQLASSGNKLDAAQSALIQLDAQRSQLEADRSTYATLLKQLKTGNDEARAEAIRALAGSPALGDNPAIGGLYQRLNTYQYRVDSMTTGQFAAAPTNPDLVALRGLIRTSQDQLSQAVSAHLGSLDARVNALNNLRRQSGQSIQVLPAMVEEELRLTSRVQALSNVGEQIRQDYQRARMAEAVEAGDVDIVDLAELPYSALWTIASIKFAIGLVLGLLLGAGLAFLLEALNTSIRKPEDIEAALHIPGLAVIPRLTSGPGVGRARLMRGKKTPQLPKSAAEAIGTVAQPFSIGTEAFRMLRTSLIWSDGADQLKTLMVTSAAPGEGKTLTAANLSASFAHDGLQVLLVDCDVRRPRLHGLFRVPRSPGLLDLLAPPNGGGGGTVGSLSFNIGESDGDDPLAHALRPTPIRGLTLLSCGALPTSASNLLSGIRMRSLLKELNQRFDLVILDTPPVLATADAGILGSLADGVLLVVRAGQTDRSAAQRAYQQLAQGGARVVGAVLNDPKGEVSQYGDYYYPYEYVAEKE; the protein is encoded by the coding sequence ATGAGCGAATTTCATCCCGAGACGCGACTGCTCCACGGCTCAGTGATGGCCCCAGAGCCGCCACCGGGGTACGCGCCCCGGCCGGCGGGTGAAATCTCCTTCCGCCAGATCCTTGGGGTGGTGCGCCGGCGCTATCGGGTGATTCTGCTGGTGGCCATGCTGGGCGCGGGCGCGGGAGCGTTTCTCGCCTACCGGGAGCCGCCCGCCTATCAGGCCAAGGCCGTCCTTCGGGTGGCCGACGAGCGCCGGTCGCTGACCGGCGGAGTGGAGACGCCCGAGCCGGCCGTCTCCCGGACCACCGACCCGATCCTCTCGCTGGTACAGCTGGTCCGGAGCCGAAGCGTCCTGGGCGCGGTGGTCGATACTCTGGGCCTCCAGCTCAAGTCATGGACCCCGGAGTTCGCCGCCAGCCAGATCTCCCAGGTCAAGATCGATCCTCGCGCGCCGGCTGACTCGGTCTTTCTGGAGTTCGCCCCCGACCGGGTGACCGCCCGCTACGGCGGCCGGGTCGCCAACGGCGCCTACGGCCAGGTCCTGGCCCTGGGCCCGGTCCGCTTTGCCGTAAATGGAAGACCGGCCATCCCCGGCGCCATCCTGGGGATCGCCTCCCGCGAGGCCACGATCGATTGGCTGTCCGCTACGCTGGTGGTGAACCCGCGGCTCGAGACCGACCTGATCGACGTGAGCTTCGTGTCCACCGACCCGCGGCTGGCGCAGCAGATCGTCAATCGGACCGTCCAGCTCTTCCAGAGCTTCAACATCCAGTGGGCCACCGAGAAGTCCCGCCGCCGGCGCGAATTTCTGGAGGAGCAGCTGGCCCAGACGGACAGCACGCTGGCCCGGGCGCAAGCCCAGCTGGCCGCGTTCCGCAGCCGGCAGCAGCTGGCCAGCTCGGGGAACAAGCTCGACGCGGCCCAGAGCGCTTTGATCCAGCTGGACGCGCAGCGCTCGCAGCTGGAGGCCGACCGGAGCACGTACGCCACCCTGCTGAAGCAGCTCAAGACCGGCAACGACGAGGCCCGTGCCGAGGCGATCCGGGCGCTGGCCGGATCACCCGCGCTGGGAGACAATCCGGCGATCGGCGGCCTCTATCAGCGGCTCAACACTTATCAGTACCGCGTCGACTCGATGACCACGGGACAGTTTGCGGCGGCTCCCACGAACCCCGACCTCGTGGCCCTTCGCGGGCTGATCAGGACCTCGCAGGACCAGCTGAGCCAGGCGGTGAGCGCCCATCTGGGCTCGCTCGATGCCCGGGTCAACGCGCTGAATAACCTGCGGCGGCAGAGCGGCCAGTCGATCCAGGTGCTGCCCGCGATGGTCGAAGAGGAGCTGCGGCTCACCAGCCGGGTTCAGGCGCTGAGCAACGTGGGCGAGCAGATTCGGCAAGATTATCAGCGCGCCCGCATGGCCGAAGCGGTCGAGGCGGGCGACGTCGACATCGTCGATCTCGCCGAGCTGCCCTATTCCGCACTCTGGACCATCGCGTCCATCAAGTTCGCGATCGGCCTGGTGCTGGGGCTGCTGCTCGGCGCGGGTCTGGCCTTCCTGCTCGAAGCGTTGAATACCTCGATCCGCAAGCCCGAGGATATCGAGGCCGCGCTGCACATTCCTGGACTGGCCGTCATCCCCCGGCTCACCTCCGGGCCGGGCGTCGGTCGGGCCCGCCTGATGAGGGGCAAGAAGACTCCGCAGTTGCCCAAGTCCGCCGCCGAAGCCATCGGCACCGTGGCGCAGCCGTTCTCGATCGGCACCGAGGCCTTCCGGATGCTCCGGACCAGCCTCATCTGGTCCGATGGGGCGGACCAGCTCAAGACGCTGATGGTGACCAGCGCCGCCCCGGGAGAAGGGAAGACGCTGACTGCCGCCAACCTCTCGGCGAGCTTCGCCCACGACGGACTCCAGGTCCTGCTGGTCGACTGCGACGTGCGCCGGCCCCGGCTGCACGGCCTCTTCCGGGTGCCGCGCAGCCCCGGGCTGCTCGACCTCCTCGCTCCGCCCAACGGCGGCGGCGGCGGGACGGTCGGGTCACTGTCCTTCAACATCGGCGAGTCCGACGGGGATGATCCGCTGGCGCACGCACTGCGGCCCACGCCGATCCGTGGCCTGACGCTGCTGAGCTGCGGCGCGCTGCCCACCAGCGCCTCGAATCTGCTCAGCGGGATCCGCATGAGATCGCTGCTCAAGGAGCTCAATCAGCGCTTCGACCTCGTCATCCTGGACACGCCGCCGGTCCTGGCGACTGCGGATGCCGGCATCCTGGGGAGCCTGGCGGACGGCGTGCTGCTGGTGGTCCGGGCCGGGCAGACCGATCGCTCGGCGGCGCAGCGGGCCTACCAGCAGCTGGCACAGGGTGGCGCGCGCGTCGTGGGCGCGGTGCTGAACGATCCCAAGGGCGAGGTCTCGCAATATGGGGACTACTACTATCCCTACGAGTACGTAGCCGAGAAGGAATGA
- a CDS encoding polysaccharide biosynthesis/export family protein, with product MRYLSLLSLASAMMLGARSLSAQTVPAAADQMTLSPGDSVRIVVWRKPEFSGDFVISPDGTVSHPLFRDVKIAGVPLATAEANLRRYLSQYDQNPQFVMEPLLHLSVSGEVPRPLVFATQPGTSVAEAVARAGGTTQFANRSHIRVIRNEPSGNQRVFYANLQDPEDRLAQSPVRSGDQIVVDRKKSFVKDIFLPTLGLIGSVASVGLLIDRINR from the coding sequence ATGCGATACCTCTCACTGCTGTCTCTCGCCTCGGCGATGATGCTGGGCGCTCGGAGCCTCTCGGCCCAGACCGTCCCCGCAGCCGCCGACCAGATGACGCTCTCGCCGGGGGATTCGGTACGGATCGTGGTCTGGCGCAAGCCCGAGTTCAGCGGTGACTTCGTGATTTCTCCCGATGGAACTGTCAGTCATCCATTGTTCCGCGACGTCAAGATCGCCGGGGTTCCGCTGGCCACCGCCGAGGCGAACCTCCGCCGGTATCTGAGCCAATACGACCAGAACCCGCAGTTCGTGATGGAGCCGCTGCTCCACCTGTCCGTCTCGGGTGAGGTGCCCCGGCCGCTGGTGTTCGCGACCCAGCCGGGGACCTCGGTCGCCGAGGCGGTGGCCCGGGCGGGCGGTACCACCCAGTTCGCCAATCGGAGCCATATCCGCGTAATCCGCAATGAACCGAGCGGAAACCAGCGGGTGTTCTATGCCAATCTCCAGGATCCCGAGGACCGTCTCGCTCAGTCCCCGGTGCGGTCGGGCGACCAGATCGTCGTCGACCGCAAGAAGTCGTTCGTGAAAGACATCTTCTTGCCGACGCTCGGCCTCATCGGGTCGGTCGCCTCGGTCGGGCTTCTCATCGACCGCATCAACCGGTAG